Proteins from a genomic interval of Phlebotomus papatasi isolate M1 chromosome 3, Ppap_2.1, whole genome shotgun sequence:
- the LOC129807517 gene encoding phospholipid-transporting ATPase IF-like isoform X4 yields the protein MKHFSLENTFMFLWKFLNGNRVAVQGDSLTIHIGGDQNDKKAFAKRKNRIKSTKYTLITFLPQNLLEQFRRIANFYFLVMTTIALIIDSPVSPLTSLIPLVFVISVTAMKQGYEDYLRHRADNMVNYSLVTVIRNGIEMDIKCQNIVPGDLVKVVRDCDVPCDLVLLKSSDPHGKCYITTANLDGESNLKTLTIPRGLPGVDIDRLRTLGIIECEYPVTDLYSFNGRIELSENVVGQRTSAVPDLNLVNNNVLPLMAENLLLRGSRVKNTEWVIGCAVYTGQMTKLALNSKVTKYKMSSSEKFINKFLIFFLILLISIVTISYFLKRFFDMYRQEHNWYLGEMVANYQISQFLQDYFSFLILFNYLIPISLYVTIEVHKFLGSFYMEWDEELYDAATNQPCIVNTSDLNEELGQVEILFSDKTGTLTKNEMIFQQCSINGRKFMQKRTGLLEEGKHLILKLPEFKEDIFGFFEALSVCHTVQVAGCEDADVEASHDMPLIQSDETDHITASAFTFGDNFTDISEEREESPILEINGANGYNKSLHHHKVQLLPSRPSSEHLPNVAALIMESKPRPYSAVGMDNASFTNMHEFTFTPQPLSRPNSHVDLKRTISTDAEHHKTHRRTQSYNLPPNKANAAVSVVRTPSKVSRQSSVRSIVSQMNSRESYAAPQHTEAAKIERNESIYRRGVIQSVIEQLDYQASSPDEKALVEACAKVGFVYTGDDDDVVTVKVKKSVFRGGKARNVDTLDSVKRIFKADNSTIMKFTRLHVLEFTSDRKRMSVIVRDQKGQIWLYTKGAESHVLPLCDKTPRQLITVTQSHINDFAKLGLRTLTVARRKITNSEYIEFSNEITQANNSLTDRKALVDNCQQKIERNLELLGATAVEDALQDNVRDTLEALRHAGIKVWVLTGDKVETALNIALSCGHIPDTAIKHFIVECQSPEKLEEQLDIFENELNRNKDQVFALLIDGGSLAFALSHFSERFRDLSVRCRAVLGCRLSPLQKCEVVHLMKTVAGHPITASIGDGANDVSMIQESHVGLGIVGKEGRQAARCADYAFANFSMVKRMLLMHGHYFSQRLSLLVLYFFYKNLVFMMIQMYFQINSMFSSQSIYDSLFLTLYNVVYTALPILVISLTEKVYPMNRLMNEPPLYKKNVRNKRLQWNFFCGWMLLAVYHSSIVYVAGYFMWVNNPAILTTPHVVNFYCYGTFMIHNVVILVNLKLWLSSVYQSYWFIFTIWLSIAAFVLTTFIYNLFNLSLFNGDMLHVYTNLLSSLTFWLLCIVVVVAALIPDFTIKALQALNINCGSIFPGPKLPTTSKTRCTFFEMTRL from the exons ATGAAACACTTCTCTCTCGAAAACACGTTTATGTTCTTATGGAAATTTCTCAAT GGAAATCGCGTCGCAGTTCAAGGAGATTCCCTCACAATCCACATCGGAGGCGATCAGAATGACAAGAAGGCCTTCGCTAAGCGCAAAAATCGCATCAAATCCACCAAATATACCCTCATCACCTTCCTACCGCAGAATTTACTCGAGCAATTCCGCCGAATTGCCAACTTTTACTTTCTTGTCATGACCACAATAGCACTTATTATTG ACAGTCCGGTATCTCCCCTGACATCACTAATACCTCTGGTGTTCGTCATATCCGTGACTGCTATGAAGCAGGGCTATGAAGACTACCTACGTCACAGGGCAGATAATATGGTGAATTACTCACTTGTCACAGTTATTCGGAATGGGATTGAGATGGATATCAAGTGCCAGAACATCGTTCCGGGTGATCTCGTGAAAGTTGTGCGAGATTGCGATGTTCCGTGTGATTTGGTTTTACTCAAATCCTCAGATCCTCATGGGAAGTGTTACATTACAACGGCTAATCTCGATGGTGAGTCAAATCTCAAAACACTTACTATTCCTAGAGGATTGCCCGGAGTGGATATTGATCGTCTGCGAACTCTGGGGATTATTGAATGTGAGTATCCAGTAACGGATCTCTACTCCTTCAACGGACGTATTGAACTATCTGAAAATGTGGTTGGTCAGCGAACATCCGCTGTACCAGATCTTAATCTGGTCAACAACAATGTTTTGCCCCTAATGGCAGAAAATTTGCTGTTGCGAGGATCTCGAGTGAAGAACACAGAATGGGTCATTGGATGTGCAGTTTATACtggtcaaatgacaaaattgGCACTGAATAGTAAGGTGACCAAGTATAAAATGAGCTCAAGTGAGAAGTTCATCAATAAGTTCCTGATATTCTTTCTCATTTTACTTATATCTATCGTTACCATCTCTTATTTCCTGAAGAG attttttgataTGTATCGGCAAGAGCACAATTGGTATCTTGGTGAAATGGTTGCTAACTATCAAATTTCACAGTTCCTTCAAGATTATTTCTCGTTCCTAATCCTCTTCAACTATTTGATCCCAATTTCACTTTACGTCACTATAGAAGTGCACAAGTTTCTTGGTTCCTTCTATATGGAGTGGGATGAGGAGCTATACGACGCAGCAACGAATCAACCTTGTATCGTCAATACTTCTGATCTCAATGAGGAACTTGGCCAAGTAGAAATCCTCTTTTCGGACAAAACGGGTACTCTTACGAAGAATGAAATGATCTTCCAACAATGTTCTATTAATGGtcgaaaatttatgcaaaagagAACAGGATTGCTTGAGGAAGGAAAGCATTTAATACTGAAACTTCCGGAATTTAAG GAAGATATCTTTGGCTTCTTTGAAGCCCTATCAGTGTGTCATACAGTTCAAGTGGCCGGATGCGAAGATGCTGATGTTGAAGCTTCGCATGATATGCCACTAATACAGAGCGATGAGACTGATCATATCACAGCTAGTGCCTTCACATTTGGTGATAATTTCACGGATATCAGTGAGGAACGCGAAGAATCACCAATTCTCGAGATTAATGGTGCAAACG GCTACAATAAATCCCTCCACCATCACAAAGTCCAACTCCTTCCCTCACGTCCGTCCAGCGAACACCTACCCAATGTAGCAGCTCTTATTATGGAGAGCAAACCCAGGCCATATAGTGCTGTTGGTATGGATAATGCCAGCTTTACCAACATGCACGAGTTCACCTTCACGCCACAACCGCTCAGCCGACCCAACTCTCATGTTGACCTCAAGAGAACCATTTCCACAGACGCAGAGCATCACAAAACGCACCGACGGACGCAGTCCTACAATCTCCCACCTAACAAAGCCAATGCAGCTGTGTCTGTTGTCAGGACACCATCCAAGGTGTCGAGGCAGTCAAGTGTGCGAAGTATTGTATCCCAAATGAATTCCAGGGAGTCTTACGCAGCTCCACAGCACACAGAAGCAGCCAAAATTGAGAGGAATGAATCAATTTACAGAAGAGGAGTTATTCAATCCGTCATTGA ACAATTGGATTATCAGGCATCGAGTCCAGATgagaaagctctcgtggaagCATGTGCCAAAGTAGGATTTGTTTACACCGGCGACGATGATGATGTTGTGACGGTGAAAGTGAAGAAGTCAGTTTTCCGTGGGGGAAAG GCCCGAAACGTTGATACTCTGGATTCTGTGAAGAGAATTTTCAAAGCAGACAATTCCACCATTATGAAATTCACGCGACTTCACGTATTGGAATTCACGTCAGACAGGAAAAGGATGAGTGTGATTGTACGTGATCAAAAGGGACAAATTTGGCTGTATACCAAGGGGGCTGAAAGTCATGTTTTGCCACTGTGTGATAAGACACCACGTCAATTGATTACCGTGACCCAAAGTCATATCAATGACTTTGCCAAGTTGGGTCTTCGAACTCTGACTGTTGCTCgtagaaaaattacaaattctGAGTACATCGAATTTTCCAATG aaataactcAGGCCAATAATTCACTAACGGACCGAAAGGCTCTTGTAGATAACTGCCAACAGAAAATAGAAAGAA ATTTAGAACTACTTGGAGCGACGGCTGTAGAGGATGCATTGCAGGATAATGTGAGAGATACATTGGAAGCTCTACGACACGCTGGTATTAAAGTTTGGGTGCTGACAGGGGATAAGGTTGAGACTGCTTTGAACATTGCTTTATCCTGTGGTCATATACCAGATACTGCCATAAAGCACTTCATTGTTGAATGTCAGAGCCCTGAGAAGCTCGAGGAACAGCtcgatatttttgaaaatgaactGAATCGAAACAAGGATCAAGTATTCGCGCTGTTGATTGATGGTGGCAGCCTGGCTTTTGCTCTCTCTCACTTTTCAGAGCGCTTCCGGGATCTCTCAGTGCGATGTAGAGCTGTTCTTGGTTGTCGCTTGAGTCCACTGCAGAAATGCGAGGTGGTACATTTAATGAAGACAGTGGCTGGTCATCCAATTACTGCATCCATTGGCGATGGTGCAAATGATGTTTCGATGATCCAAGAGTCACATGTAGGATTGGGAATTGTGGGAAAGGAGGGCCGACAGGCTGCCCGATGTGCTGATTATGCTTTTGCCAATTTTTCAATGGTTAAACGAATGCTTCTTATGCATGGACACTACTTCTCCCAAAGATTATCTCTTCTTGTTCTGTACTTCTTCTACAAAAACCTCGTCTTCATGATGATCCAGATGTACTTCCAGATCAACAGTATGTTCTCATCACAGTCCATCTACGATTCGCTTTTCCTCACTCTGTATAACGTCGTGTACACTGCTCTTCCTATCCTTGTTATTTCGCTCACCGAGAAAGTCTACCCCATGAACAGACTGATGAA tgaaccACCGCTTTATAAGAAAAATGTGAGAAATAAGAGGCTGCAGTGGAATTTTTTCTGTGGTTGGATGCTTTTGGCTGTTTATCACTCCTCAATTGTCTACGTGGCCGGATATTTTATGTGGGTGAACAATCCTGCCATTCTCACCACACCACACgttgtgaatttctactgctATGGCACTTTCATGATTCATAATGTGGTGATATTGGTAAATTTGAAGCTGTGGCTTTCGTCCGTGTATCAATCTTACTGGTTCATCTTCACCATCTGGCTCTCCATTGCTGCATTCGTCCTTACCACATTCATCTATAACCTTTTCAATCT ATCCCTTTTCAACGGCGATATGCTTCATGTGTATACAAATCTCTTATCGTCGCTTACCTTTTGGCTGCTGTGTATTGTGGTGGTTGTTGCCGCGCTCATTCCTGACTTTACAATCAAAGCCCTCCAAGCGCTCAACATCAACTGCGGATCAATATTCCCGGGCCCAAAACTGCCCACCACCTCCAAAACCCGATGCACCTTCTTCGAAATGACGCGACTCTAA
- the LOC129807517 gene encoding phospholipid-transporting ATPase IF-like isoform X1, with protein MKHFSLENTFMFLWKFLNGNRVAVQGDSLTIHIGGDQNDKKAFAKRKNRIKSTKYTLITFLPQNLLEQFRRIANFYFLVMTTIALIIDSPVSPLTSLIPLVFVISVTAMKQGYEDYLRHRADNMVNYSLVTVIRNGIEMDIKCQNIVPGDLVKVVRDCDVPCDLVLLKSSDPHGKCYITTANLDGESNLKTLTIPRGLPGVDIDRLRTLGIIECEYPVTDLYSFNGRIELSENVVGQRTSAVPDLNLVNNNVLPLMAENLLLRGSRVKNTEWVIGCAVYTGQMTKLALNSKVTKYKMSSSEKFINKFLIFFLILLISIVTISYFLKRFFDMYRQEHNWYLGEMVANYQISQFLQDYFSFLILFNYLIPISLYVTIEVHKFLGSFYMEWDEELYDAATNQPCIVNTSDLNEELGQVEILFSDKTGTLTKNEMIFQQCSINGRKFMQKRTGLLEEGKHLILKLPEFKEDIFGFFEALSVCHTVQVAGCEDADVEASHDMPLIQSDETDHITASAFTFGDNFTDISEEREESPILEINGANGEAVNYSVNGDMNPLLNNQSTDTDQHFLGYNKSLHHHKVQLLPSRPSSEHLPNVAALIMESKPRPYSAVGMDNASFTNMHEFTFTPQPLSRPNSHVDLKRTISTDAEHHKTHRRTQSYNLPPNKANAAVSVVRTPSKVSRQSSVRSIVSQMNSRESYAAPQHTEAAKIERNESIYRRGVIQSVIEQLDYQASSPDEKALVEACAKVGFVYTGDDDDVVTVKVKKSVFRGGKARNVDTLDSVKRIFKADNSTIMKFTRLHVLEFTSDRKRMSVIVRDQKGQIWLYTKGAESHVLPLCDKTPRQLITVTQSHINDFAKLGLRTLTVARRKITNSEYIEFSNEITQANNSLTDRKALVDNCQQKIERNLELLGATAVEDALQDNVRDTLEALRHAGIKVWVLTGDKVETALNIALSCGHIPDTAIKHFIVECQSPEKLEEQLDIFENELNRNKDQVFALLIDGGSLAFALSHFSERFRDLSVRCRAVLGCRLSPLQKCEVVHLMKTVAGHPITASIGDGANDVSMIQESHVGLGIVGKEGRQAARCADYAFANFSMVKRMLLMHGHYFSQRLSLLVLYFFYKNLVFMMIQMYFQINSMFSSQSIYDSLFLTLYNVVYTALPILVISLTEKVYPMNRLMNEPPLYKKNVRNKRLQWNFFCGWMLLAVYHSSIVYVAGYFMWVNNPAILTTPHVVNFYCYGTFMIHNVVILVNLKLWLSSVYQSYWFIFTIWLSIAAFVLTTFIYNLFNLSLFNGDMLHVYTNLLSSLTFWLLCIVVVVAALIPDFTIKALQALNINCGSIFPGPKLPTTSKTRCTFFEMTRL; from the exons ATGAAACACTTCTCTCTCGAAAACACGTTTATGTTCTTATGGAAATTTCTCAAT GGAAATCGCGTCGCAGTTCAAGGAGATTCCCTCACAATCCACATCGGAGGCGATCAGAATGACAAGAAGGCCTTCGCTAAGCGCAAAAATCGCATCAAATCCACCAAATATACCCTCATCACCTTCCTACCGCAGAATTTACTCGAGCAATTCCGCCGAATTGCCAACTTTTACTTTCTTGTCATGACCACAATAGCACTTATTATTG ACAGTCCGGTATCTCCCCTGACATCACTAATACCTCTGGTGTTCGTCATATCCGTGACTGCTATGAAGCAGGGCTATGAAGACTACCTACGTCACAGGGCAGATAATATGGTGAATTACTCACTTGTCACAGTTATTCGGAATGGGATTGAGATGGATATCAAGTGCCAGAACATCGTTCCGGGTGATCTCGTGAAAGTTGTGCGAGATTGCGATGTTCCGTGTGATTTGGTTTTACTCAAATCCTCAGATCCTCATGGGAAGTGTTACATTACAACGGCTAATCTCGATGGTGAGTCAAATCTCAAAACACTTACTATTCCTAGAGGATTGCCCGGAGTGGATATTGATCGTCTGCGAACTCTGGGGATTATTGAATGTGAGTATCCAGTAACGGATCTCTACTCCTTCAACGGACGTATTGAACTATCTGAAAATGTGGTTGGTCAGCGAACATCCGCTGTACCAGATCTTAATCTGGTCAACAACAATGTTTTGCCCCTAATGGCAGAAAATTTGCTGTTGCGAGGATCTCGAGTGAAGAACACAGAATGGGTCATTGGATGTGCAGTTTATACtggtcaaatgacaaaattgGCACTGAATAGTAAGGTGACCAAGTATAAAATGAGCTCAAGTGAGAAGTTCATCAATAAGTTCCTGATATTCTTTCTCATTTTACTTATATCTATCGTTACCATCTCTTATTTCCTGAAGAG attttttgataTGTATCGGCAAGAGCACAATTGGTATCTTGGTGAAATGGTTGCTAACTATCAAATTTCACAGTTCCTTCAAGATTATTTCTCGTTCCTAATCCTCTTCAACTATTTGATCCCAATTTCACTTTACGTCACTATAGAAGTGCACAAGTTTCTTGGTTCCTTCTATATGGAGTGGGATGAGGAGCTATACGACGCAGCAACGAATCAACCTTGTATCGTCAATACTTCTGATCTCAATGAGGAACTTGGCCAAGTAGAAATCCTCTTTTCGGACAAAACGGGTACTCTTACGAAGAATGAAATGATCTTCCAACAATGTTCTATTAATGGtcgaaaatttatgcaaaagagAACAGGATTGCTTGAGGAAGGAAAGCATTTAATACTGAAACTTCCGGAATTTAAG GAAGATATCTTTGGCTTCTTTGAAGCCCTATCAGTGTGTCATACAGTTCAAGTGGCCGGATGCGAAGATGCTGATGTTGAAGCTTCGCATGATATGCCACTAATACAGAGCGATGAGACTGATCATATCACAGCTAGTGCCTTCACATTTGGTGATAATTTCACGGATATCAGTGAGGAACGCGAAGAATCACCAATTCTCGAGATTAATGGTGCAAACGGTGAGGCGGTCAACTACAGCGTTAATGGTGACATGAATCCACTCTTAAATAACCAATCAACTGACACCGATCAACATTTTCTAGGCTACAATAAATCCCTCCACCATCACAAAGTCCAACTCCTTCCCTCACGTCCGTCCAGCGAACACCTACCCAATGTAGCAGCTCTTATTATGGAGAGCAAACCCAGGCCATATAGTGCTGTTGGTATGGATAATGCCAGCTTTACCAACATGCACGAGTTCACCTTCACGCCACAACCGCTCAGCCGACCCAACTCTCATGTTGACCTCAAGAGAACCATTTCCACAGACGCAGAGCATCACAAAACGCACCGACGGACGCAGTCCTACAATCTCCCACCTAACAAAGCCAATGCAGCTGTGTCTGTTGTCAGGACACCATCCAAGGTGTCGAGGCAGTCAAGTGTGCGAAGTATTGTATCCCAAATGAATTCCAGGGAGTCTTACGCAGCTCCACAGCACACAGAAGCAGCCAAAATTGAGAGGAATGAATCAATTTACAGAAGAGGAGTTATTCAATCCGTCATTGA ACAATTGGATTATCAGGCATCGAGTCCAGATgagaaagctctcgtggaagCATGTGCCAAAGTAGGATTTGTTTACACCGGCGACGATGATGATGTTGTGACGGTGAAAGTGAAGAAGTCAGTTTTCCGTGGGGGAAAG GCCCGAAACGTTGATACTCTGGATTCTGTGAAGAGAATTTTCAAAGCAGACAATTCCACCATTATGAAATTCACGCGACTTCACGTATTGGAATTCACGTCAGACAGGAAAAGGATGAGTGTGATTGTACGTGATCAAAAGGGACAAATTTGGCTGTATACCAAGGGGGCTGAAAGTCATGTTTTGCCACTGTGTGATAAGACACCACGTCAATTGATTACCGTGACCCAAAGTCATATCAATGACTTTGCCAAGTTGGGTCTTCGAACTCTGACTGTTGCTCgtagaaaaattacaaattctGAGTACATCGAATTTTCCAATG aaataactcAGGCCAATAATTCACTAACGGACCGAAAGGCTCTTGTAGATAACTGCCAACAGAAAATAGAAAGAA ATTTAGAACTACTTGGAGCGACGGCTGTAGAGGATGCATTGCAGGATAATGTGAGAGATACATTGGAAGCTCTACGACACGCTGGTATTAAAGTTTGGGTGCTGACAGGGGATAAGGTTGAGACTGCTTTGAACATTGCTTTATCCTGTGGTCATATACCAGATACTGCCATAAAGCACTTCATTGTTGAATGTCAGAGCCCTGAGAAGCTCGAGGAACAGCtcgatatttttgaaaatgaactGAATCGAAACAAGGATCAAGTATTCGCGCTGTTGATTGATGGTGGCAGCCTGGCTTTTGCTCTCTCTCACTTTTCAGAGCGCTTCCGGGATCTCTCAGTGCGATGTAGAGCTGTTCTTGGTTGTCGCTTGAGTCCACTGCAGAAATGCGAGGTGGTACATTTAATGAAGACAGTGGCTGGTCATCCAATTACTGCATCCATTGGCGATGGTGCAAATGATGTTTCGATGATCCAAGAGTCACATGTAGGATTGGGAATTGTGGGAAAGGAGGGCCGACAGGCTGCCCGATGTGCTGATTATGCTTTTGCCAATTTTTCAATGGTTAAACGAATGCTTCTTATGCATGGACACTACTTCTCCCAAAGATTATCTCTTCTTGTTCTGTACTTCTTCTACAAAAACCTCGTCTTCATGATGATCCAGATGTACTTCCAGATCAACAGTATGTTCTCATCACAGTCCATCTACGATTCGCTTTTCCTCACTCTGTATAACGTCGTGTACACTGCTCTTCCTATCCTTGTTATTTCGCTCACCGAGAAAGTCTACCCCATGAACAGACTGATGAA tgaaccACCGCTTTATAAGAAAAATGTGAGAAATAAGAGGCTGCAGTGGAATTTTTTCTGTGGTTGGATGCTTTTGGCTGTTTATCACTCCTCAATTGTCTACGTGGCCGGATATTTTATGTGGGTGAACAATCCTGCCATTCTCACCACACCACACgttgtgaatttctactgctATGGCACTTTCATGATTCATAATGTGGTGATATTGGTAAATTTGAAGCTGTGGCTTTCGTCCGTGTATCAATCTTACTGGTTCATCTTCACCATCTGGCTCTCCATTGCTGCATTCGTCCTTACCACATTCATCTATAACCTTTTCAATCT ATCCCTTTTCAACGGCGATATGCTTCATGTGTATACAAATCTCTTATCGTCGCTTACCTTTTGGCTGCTGTGTATTGTGGTGGTTGTTGCCGCGCTCATTCCTGACTTTACAATCAAAGCCCTCCAAGCGCTCAACATCAACTGCGGATCAATATTCCCGGGCCCAAAACTGCCCACCACCTCCAAAACCCGATGCACCTTCTTCGAAATGACGCGACTCTAA